In Nitrososphaerota archaeon, one genomic interval encodes:
- a CDS encoding molybdopterin biosynthesis protein yields MAVVFHRLLSVEEGIGRIAEALGGLKPLGVEEVNLEEAAGRILAETIYSKADSPPFDRSEVDGYAVDSRSLAGADEDNPVRLKVVGRVEVGQKPEVEVRLNEAVEVATGAPLPKGADSVVMVEYTKRDGDYILVYRSAAPSENVGEAGADLTVGDIVLHQGTLLTPREIAVLIVSGYSKVKVYRRPNVSIFSTGDELQPPGTNLPYGKVYDVNGFTLKALVEESGGSAKYLGILGDRFEEVKGAVASALRESDIIITSGSTSAGLGDIIYRVVDELGKPGLLVHGLRIKPGKPTVAGVVDGKIFIGLPGFPLSAMIAFYVFARPIIQKLAGFRGEVESIQRAHLPYRVPAGRGKREYVPVHLVTSPRGLVAYPVLGSPGAASALSFADGFIEVGEDREFLDEGEVVDVHLLSQRVKLVDLVIIGSHCPGVSLITEIAGLSAKIVNVGSLMGWFAVKRGEADIAGTHLLHEQTLKYNTPFIEVYGLQKSAVLIRGYSRMQGFIVKKGNPKNIRSFKDLLRDDVVFINRNKGSGTRVLIDHNLSTLIPLSEAVLRIRGYTREAKTHSAVAAAVAQGRADVGVGVEAWASAYDLDFIPLAEERFDFLIPVEKLSRVAVQRFIDALSSKRFAEELTRRLKGYSVGEDVGSVLYKPN; encoded by the coding sequence TTGGCGGTGGTCTTCCATAGGCTGCTGAGTGTAGAAGAAGGGATAGGTAGAATAGCAGAAGCACTCGGCGGCCTAAAGCCACTCGGCGTAGAGGAGGTTAACCTCGAAGAGGCAGCTGGAAGAATATTAGCTGAAACGATCTACTCTAAAGCCGATTCACCACCCTTTGACAGATCTGAAGTCGATGGGTATGCTGTCGATTCAAGATCTCTTGCTGGTGCTGACGAAGACAACCCAGTTAGGCTAAAGGTAGTCGGTAGAGTTGAAGTGGGGCAGAAGCCGGAGGTAGAGGTTAGATTAAACGAGGCGGTTGAGGTTGCAACAGGAGCACCCCTACCCAAAGGCGCAGACTCTGTAGTTATGGTTGAATACACGAAGAGGGATGGAGACTACATACTGGTCTACAGAAGCGCAGCCCCAAGCGAAAATGTAGGAGAAGCTGGAGCAGATCTGACAGTAGGAGACATCGTACTACACCAAGGAACCCTACTAACACCCAGAGAGATAGCTGTGCTGATAGTTTCAGGCTACAGCAAGGTTAAAGTATACAGAAGACCAAATGTTTCAATCTTTTCGACCGGAGACGAACTCCAACCACCTGGCACAAACCTACCATATGGGAAGGTGTACGATGTAAACGGCTTCACGCTCAAAGCCCTGGTAGAAGAAAGCGGAGGCTCAGCAAAGTACCTAGGTATACTTGGAGACAGATTCGAGGAAGTAAAAGGTGCTGTAGCCTCAGCCCTAAGAGAGTCAGATATCATCATAACTTCAGGTAGCACCTCCGCTGGTTTAGGGGACATAATCTATAGGGTAGTGGATGAGCTAGGTAAGCCCGGGCTCCTCGTACACGGGCTGAGGATCAAACCTGGGAAGCCTACGGTTGCTGGTGTGGTGGATGGTAAGATCTTCATAGGATTACCTGGCTTCCCGCTCTCCGCTATGATAGCCTTCTACGTCTTCGCTAGACCGATCATACAGAAGCTAGCTGGATTCAGGGGCGAGGTGGAGAGTATTCAACGCGCGCATCTACCCTACCGTGTTCCTGCTGGGCGTGGTAAAAGAGAGTATGTGCCTGTGCACCTAGTCACATCGCCACGGGGGTTGGTCGCTTACCCTGTGTTAGGGAGCCCAGGTGCTGCTTCTGCGCTCAGCTTTGCTGACGGCTTCATTGAGGTTGGTGAGGATAGGGAGTTTCTGGATGAGGGGGAGGTTGTTGATGTTCATCTTCTCTCTCAGAGGGTTAAGCTTGTTGATTTAGTTATCATAGGCAGCCACTGCCCTGGTGTTAGTTTGATTACAGAGATTGCTGGGTTGAGCGCTAAGATAGTGAATGTGGGCAGTCTTATGGGTTGGTTCGCTGTCAAGAGGGGTGAAGCAGATATAGCTGGAACACACCTATTGCACGAGCAGACCCTAAAATACAATACGCCCTTTATCGAAGTCTACGGTCTGCAGAAGAGCGCTGTTCTAATTAGGGGTTACTCAAGGATGCAGGGTTTTATAGTCAAGAAGGGTAACCCGAAGAATATACGCTCGTTTAAGGATCTGCTTAGAGATGATGTGGTCTTCATAAACAGGAATAAGGGCTCTGGGACTAGGGTGCTGATAGATCACAACCTATCAACACTAATACCCCTCAGCGAAGCGGTTTTGAGGATTAGAGGCTACACTAGAGAAGCGAAGACACATTCAGCAGTAGCTGCGGCTGTAGCGCAGGGTAGGGCTGATGTTGGTGTGGGTGTCGAAGCTTGGGCTTCTGCGTACGATCTCGACTTCATACCTCTCGCCGAAGAGAGATTCGACTTTCTCATACCAGTTGAGAAGCTAAGTAGGGTTGCGGTGCAAAGATTTATCGATGCACTATCATCCAAGAGGTTCGCAGAAGAGCTTACAAGGCGGCTCAAAGGCTACAGCGTAGGCGAAGACGTAGGAAGCGTATTATATAAGCCGAACTGA
- a CDS encoding molybdopterin molybdotransferase MoeA: MVRQKMSGFPELITVNKALEKIKGSLNLSIEVEDVPLSECVGRVLAEDVISPIDVPPFDRSAVEGYAVLSSDTFSATPTNPIELTVIGKSEAGQEPSQIPQISSGTAVEIFTGAPMPQGADAVVMVEQTKRVGDKVLIYSPVAKWRNVSKQGEDFAKGKPLLLKGTRMKPWHIGALASANITKVKAYRKLRIGILSTGSELKELGEEVKLGEIVNSSKPMLTALIKERNCIPVDLGTVEDELNKILERLRLGLEICDIIVTTGGTSLGEKDLTPEAVQKLGSPGLIVHGVAMRPAKPTGAGVVGGKPIFILSGYPVAALVGFEVFVDEVINFIYGTKPEPKPKVRGRLTRKLATQVGYRCFVRARVMPSPSGYLIEPIKLTGSGLLSSMTKANAMIIVEENVEGFDEGDEVEAYLIQPIEAPL, encoded by the coding sequence ATGGTTAGGCAGAAGATGTCCGGCTTCCCAGAGCTCATAACAGTGAATAAGGCCCTTGAAAAGATAAAGGGGAGCCTCAACTTATCTATCGAGGTTGAGGACGTACCCTTAAGTGAATGTGTCGGCAGAGTGCTGGCGGAAGACGTCATCTCACCAATAGATGTGCCTCCTTTTGACCGCTCAGCTGTAGAGGGGTATGCGGTCCTATCATCAGACACCTTTAGCGCTACGCCAACTAACCCAATAGAACTGACCGTCATCGGCAAATCAGAAGCTGGACAAGAACCCTCCCAGATACCGCAGATCTCTTCAGGCACTGCTGTTGAGATATTTACAGGAGCACCTATGCCACAAGGTGCGGATGCCGTAGTCATGGTAGAGCAGACAAAAAGGGTCGGCGACAAAGTCCTCATCTACAGCCCTGTGGCAAAGTGGAGGAATGTCTCCAAGCAAGGGGAAGACTTTGCAAAAGGTAAACCTCTGCTTCTAAAAGGTACAAGGATGAAACCTTGGCATATAGGCGCCTTAGCCTCAGCAAACATAACTAAAGTGAAAGCTTACCGCAAACTTAGAATAGGCATCTTATCAACAGGAAGCGAACTTAAGGAACTCGGAGAGGAAGTGAAGCTAGGCGAAATAGTGAACAGCAGCAAACCTATGCTAACAGCGCTAATAAAAGAGAGAAACTGCATACCCGTAGACCTAGGCACAGTAGAAGATGAGTTAAACAAGATATTAGAGAGATTAAGGCTTGGATTAGAGATATGTGATATCATAGTCACAACTGGGGGAACTAGCCTAGGTGAAAAAGATCTTACGCCAGAGGCGGTTCAAAAGCTCGGCTCACCTGGCTTAATCGTGCACGGCGTAGCCATGAGACCAGCGAAACCAACAGGGGCTGGTGTGGTTGGTGGTAAACCCATATTCATACTATCAGGCTACCCAGTAGCAGCGCTTGTGGGTTTCGAGGTCTTCGTAGATGAGGTGATAAACTTCATCTACGGCACAAAACCAGAGCCGAAACCTAAAGTAAGGGGTAGGCTGACTAGAAAACTTGCCACACAGGTCGGGTATCGCTGCTTTGTTAGAGCGAGGGTTATGCCCAGCCCTTCAGGTTACCTTATAGAGCCGATTAAGTTAACAGGCTCAGGTTTGCTCTCATCTATGACGAAAGCCAACGCGATGATCATAGTGGAAGAGAATGTGGAGGGGTTTGATGAAGGAGACGAAGTTGAAGCGTATCTTATCCAACCTATAGAGGCGCCTCTCTAA
- a CDS encoding Lrp/AsnC family transcriptional regulator has protein sequence MRAYVLLTTRPGTSEEVVSAIKAARNIKGVVQADSVYGRFDAVVVIEAEDLETISRTLYKVIEKMPNIVHTETLLTVF, from the coding sequence ATGCGAGCGTATGTCCTTCTTACAACAAGACCCGGCACTTCCGAAGAAGTTGTGAGTGCCATAAAGGCTGCACGTAACATAAAGGGTGTTGTGCAGGCTGACTCCGTTTATGGGCGCTTTGATGCTGTAGTTGTGATCGAGGCTGAAGATCTAGAGACCATCAGTAGGACGCTATATAAGGTTATAGAGAAGATGCCTAACATCGTCCACACCGAAACTCTGCTTACCGTCTTCTAG
- a CDS encoding Lrp/AsnC family transcriptional regulator: MAIRAFVLLTTKPGTSQEIVTSRRIKGVKMASSVFGRFDAVLVIEAKDLQELAKIIYEVIATHPNVVHTETLISVFPPGTHRVES; this comes from the coding sequence ATGGCTATCAGAGCCTTCGTGCTGCTCACAACCAAACCCGGAACCTCCCAAGAAATAGTTACCTCCAGACGGATAAAGGGGGTAAAGATGGCGAGCTCGGTCTTCGGAAGGTTTGATGCTGTTTTAGTCATCGAGGCGAAAGATCTGCAGGAGCTAGCTAAGATCATCTACGAAGTCATCGCTACCCACCCTAATGTTGTGCATACAGAGACCTTGATCTCAGTCTTCCCACCCGGAACTCATAGAGTAGAGAGCTAG
- a CDS encoding Lrp/AsnC family transcriptional regulator — MANIEGIILFNLAKGGEREVLEQIKGLDGVKKVFAVYGEYDGVVIFEVKNLSELKKIVKTMRSIKVVTKTITYIAI, encoded by the coding sequence TTGGCGAACATAGAAGGGATCATACTCTTTAATCTAGCGAAAGGCGGTGAAAGAGAGGTTCTTGAACAGATTAAGGGTCTGGATGGTGTGAAGAAGGTCTTTGCAGTCTACGGGGAGTATGATGGCGTCGTCATCTTTGAGGTAAAGAATCTTAGCGAGCTTAAGAAGATCGTTAAGACGATGAGGTCAATAAAGGTTGTGACAAAGACCATCACCTACATAGCGATCTAA
- a CDS encoding deoxyhypusine synthase, whose translation MLVKVDDIELSKPMTCDALVRQMRRAGGFTGRLLAEAVDVLEQMVKDKRCVKFLSFPAAPVATGLRGVIRELVKQRLVDVIITTCGTLDHDLARCWGAYFHGSFQLNDKTLYRKGYHRLGNIILPRDSYGPLLEKHLQPLFEKIIPDGCRITSSLLAAKLGEHIQDESSILYWCWRKGVKVFIPGLTDGAVGSQIWLYWQRHKSIMIDPLGDEEELASIVFKAKRSGALMIGGGISKHHTLWWNQFRGGLDYAVYITTAVEYDGSLSGAEVREAISWGKVNVKAKQITVHGEATVILPLIVAALLERLDATSERCRVRSLCR comes from the coding sequence ATGTTGGTTAAAGTTGATGATATAGAGCTGAGCAAACCTATGACCTGCGATGCCCTTGTTAGGCAGATGAGGAGAGCGGGTGGCTTCACAGGAAGGCTCTTAGCAGAGGCTGTGGATGTACTTGAGCAGATGGTCAAAGATAAACGGTGTGTAAAGTTCCTATCCTTCCCAGCAGCGCCGGTAGCGACTGGTCTAAGGGGGGTCATAAGGGAGCTTGTTAAACAGAGGCTTGTTGATGTCATCATAACTACTTGCGGCACATTAGATCACGACCTAGCCAGATGCTGGGGCGCCTACTTCCACGGCTCCTTTCAGCTCAACGACAAAACATTGTATAGAAAGGGGTACCACAGGCTTGGTAACATAATTCTACCCAGAGACTCCTATGGTCCGCTCCTCGAGAAGCATCTACAACCCCTCTTCGAAAAGATCATACCAGATGGGTGTAGGATTACATCTAGCTTGTTGGCGGCTAAGCTGGGTGAGCACATCCAAGACGAATCCTCGATATTATATTGGTGCTGGAGGAAAGGTGTGAAGGTCTTCATCCCCGGCCTAACCGACGGCGCGGTAGGCAGTCAGATCTGGCTCTACTGGCAGAGGCATAAGAGCATAATGATAGATCCTTTAGGGGACGAAGAGGAACTTGCTTCGATAGTCTTTAAGGCTAAGAGGAGCGGGGCGCTGATGATAGGTGGGGGCATCTCTAAGCACCACACGCTCTGGTGGAACCAGTTCAGAGGAGGCTTAGATTACGCGGTCTACATAACGACAGCCGTGGAGTATGACGGGAGCCTAAGCGGGGCTGAGGTGAGGGAGGCTATCTCTTGGGGCAAGGTTAATGTTAAAGCTAAGCAGATTACGGTGCACGGCGAAGCCACAGTCATCCTACCACTCATAGTAGCAGCCCTCCTAGAGCGCCTAGATGCTACTTCAGAACGCTGCCGCGTTAGATCGCTATGTAGGTGA
- a CDS encoding phosphoribosyltransferase has protein sequence MLSVDLEGATYLSLSWAEVEGYASDLAERIHNSHQPDTLLAVMKGGAVIGVLVADRLSISKVYTVNLRSYEKVGLRRGVEVYQKPPKECIWGKRVLIVDDIVDSGQSLTTVVQLTREYGAKEVRSATLLVKEGTTYVPDYYLQKVRGWVFYPWEVREACEEIYAKICDVERAKEILSAGLGFPQREVDKILAKVKQYVG, from the coding sequence ATGTTAAGTGTAGATTTAGAAGGGGCGACCTACCTATCTCTAAGCTGGGCTGAAGTTGAGGGTTATGCTTCAGATCTGGCTGAGCGCATCCACAACTCACATCAACCCGATACACTATTGGCTGTTATGAAGGGAGGGGCTGTAATCGGGGTTTTGGTGGCTGATAGATTGAGCATAAGTAAAGTCTACACAGTGAACTTGAGGTCTTATGAGAAGGTTGGTTTAAGAAGGGGCGTTGAGGTGTATCAGAAGCCGCCGAAAGAATGTATATGGGGTAAACGGGTCTTGATCGTGGATGATATAGTGGATTCTGGGCAGAGCTTAACCACCGTTGTTCAGTTAACCAGAGAATACGGCGCTAAAGAGGTTAGGAGCGCAACCCTACTTGTAAAAGAGGGGACAACCTATGTGCCAGACTACTATCTGCAGAAGGTAAGGGGTTGGGTCTTCTACCCTTGGGAGGTTAGAGAAGCTTGTGAAGAGATCTATGCGAAGATCTGTGATGTTGAAAGGGCTAAAGAGATTCTTAGTGCGGGGTTGGGTTTCCCTCAGAGGGAAGTAGATAAAATATTGGCGAAGGTGAAGCAATATGTTGGTTAA
- a CDS encoding prenyltransferase has product MSKVRVWFEELRPPFLILSIVFTILGILVALKDGYFNPLYAVLTLVGVAALHAAANVLNDYFDYRSGINVETERTPFSGGSGILPSGRMTPRGVLVEGVLLLLLGLGIGLYFLYVSAFNPILIFLIVFAGVGIVLYSPIISHIGFGEVLVGLCFGPPLLLGIYFVQTSALSLEAGLIGLVTGILTAAVLYVNEFPDTKADVKFGRYHVVARLGKERAARVLKYIFASAYIVLVISSATNIIPLTALIGLATIPHARIAYKVLKAKYEDNLGMIPAMASTVKTAIFTGVLLIVAYLVVWIASLLTP; this is encoded by the coding sequence ATGAGCAAGGTTAGGGTTTGGTTCGAGGAACTTAGACCACCCTTCCTTATACTCTCCATCGTCTTCACGATCTTAGGCATTCTAGTCGCCCTAAAGGATGGTTACTTTAACCCTCTCTATGCGGTCTTAACGCTGGTGGGTGTTGCAGCGCTGCACGCTGCTGCTAACGTTTTAAACGACTACTTTGACTACCGTAGTGGCATCAACGTTGAAACAGAGCGCACACCCTTCAGTGGTGGGAGCGGCATCTTGCCCAGTGGGAGGATGACTCCTAGGGGTGTATTGGTTGAGGGCGTTCTTCTTCTGCTCCTCGGGTTAGGTATAGGCTTATACTTCCTTTATGTTAGCGCCTTTAACCCCATCCTAATATTTCTAATTGTGTTTGCTGGTGTGGGTATTGTGCTCTATTCACCCATAATATCCCACATAGGCTTCGGCGAGGTGTTGGTTGGTTTATGCTTCGGACCCCCTCTTCTCCTCGGCATCTACTTCGTCCAAACATCTGCTTTGTCGCTAGAGGCTGGTTTGATAGGTTTGGTAACCGGTATACTGACAGCAGCAGTACTTTATGTCAACGAGTTTCCAGATACGAAAGCTGATGTGAAGTTTGGGAGATATCACGTTGTGGCTAGGTTGGGGAAGGAGAGGGCTGCGCGGGTCTTAAAATACATCTTCGCATCGGCATACATCGTCTTGGTAATATCTTCTGCTACAAACATCATACCTCTAACCGCTTTGATAGGGCTCGCTACCATACCACACGCTAGAATAGCCTATAAGGTGCTTAAAGCGAAATACGAGGATAACTTGGGGATGATACCGGCGATGGCGAGCACGGTGAAGACCGCTATATTTACTGGTGTGCTGCTTATCGTAGCATATCTCGTAGTGTGGATCGCTTCACTATTAACTCCGTAA
- a CDS encoding AsnC family transcriptional regulator, which translates to MVDGWMMLDELDYRIAKALREDGRLPTKHIAASLGISEPTVRSRLKKLKEMGVLQVKASLNLRKIDCAAAFLALKVKAPKMQEILKNIANLPEVDAVYQTFGEYDLIILATANDVKGIQKFGEKLAALDGVESLKSSLIIDNPVDRGGFSARVGVGVKVKCLNCRKEIKEEANLVKDEGRFFCSQICLSEYKVKRSV; encoded by the coding sequence TTGGTTGATGGATGGATGATGCTTGACGAGCTCGATTACCGCATCGCTAAAGCGTTACGTGAAGATGGGCGGCTGCCAACAAAGCATATCGCTGCATCTCTTGGCATAAGCGAGCCGACCGTAAGAAGTAGGTTAAAGAAGCTGAAAGAGATGGGTGTGCTGCAAGTTAAAGCCTCTTTAAATCTTAGGAAGATTGATTGCGCAGCAGCATTCCTAGCATTAAAGGTGAAGGCACCGAAGATGCAAGAAATCTTAAAGAACATAGCCAACCTCCCTGAGGTAGATGCTGTCTACCAGACCTTCGGCGAATATGACCTCATCATCTTAGCTACGGCGAACGATGTGAAGGGTATACAGAAGTTCGGTGAGAAGTTAGCCGCTTTAGATGGCGTTGAATCGCTAAAATCAAGCTTGATTATTGACAATCCGGTTGATCGCGGGGGGTTTAGTGCTAGAGTTGGTGTCGGTGTTAAGGTCAAATGCCTCAATTGTAGAAAGGAGATTAAAGAGGAAGCGAACTTAGTTAAGGACGAAGGCAGATTCTTCTGTAGCCAAATTTGTTTAAGTGAATATAAAGTTAAGAGGAGCGTTTAA